A segment of the Lolium perenne isolate Kyuss_39 chromosome 3, Kyuss_2.0, whole genome shotgun sequence genome:
tacggaaaagccacggtacgagaaaccatccagagccgccgccatcgcgaagccaagatctgggggacaggagtctctgttccggcacgccgtcaggacggggaagtgcccccggaaggcttctccatcgacaccgctgccatctccaccgccatcttcatcaacgctgctgtctcccatgaggagggagtagttctccatcgaggctaagggctgtaccggtagctatgtggttaatctctctcctatgtacttcaatacaatgatctcatgagctgccttacatgattgagattcatatgatgatgcttgtaatctagatgtcgttatgctagtcaagtgaattttacttatgtgatctccggatactccttgtcccacgtgtgtaaaggtgacagtgtgtgcaccgtgtgggtctcttaggctatatttcacagaatacttcttcactaagttatgatttgagttggatgtctctatgaaattgtggtgtgttagtacctcctgtgaatgctcaaagtgacagcgtggggtgttcattagtacttgggaatacatctttaaggtgtgcctatatgatgaattagagttcgttatcttgctagagagtaattcagaatagcatagtgaagtgcttatatttatattcctttatgattacaatgttgagagtgtccactagtgaaagtatgatccataggccttgttcctaaatactgctatcgctgcttgtttactgttctactgcatctgtactgtccgcaatattaccaccatcaaccacacgccagtcctggacagcaaagcactttcctggtgccgttgctactgctcatatttattcataccacctgtatttcactatctcttcgccgaactagtgcacctattaggtgtgttggggacacaagagacttcttgctttgtggttgcagggttgattgagagggatatctttgacctattcctccctgagatcgataaaccttgggtgatccacttaagggaaacttgctgctgttctacaaacctctgctcttggaggcccaacactgtctacaagaatagaagcacccgtagacatcatggcGGTGcccttctgaatcgacgagaaccagACAACGCCTACAACGtcgtgcttgagcttgaagtaggggtcgaactctcgaacgccgtgaacagacccttgctcatcctgtaccggagccaaaaattgtcggcatgtgttgcatcatctgcgaagtagtcgttgtgcagcatggtatgcccctccatcctctgccggggcttggacttctttctccccggccttgatcctccgtggcgtggcctcttcctcttctccgcctcggcgtcaagcatgtcctggagggacgcgatgatcagcaaatgctcccggaggtcgtcgtcgaaggcttgctcgtcctccagcagcagggcaagcatctcgtcgtcgctatccatgtctgaagcaaaatcaatggttaaaattgcaccGCGGCAGAGGAGGCAAcgaacagcggccaatcgcgcctacctggcaagtcgtcgaacaccttgtgtgcgcggaggtggggcggatttgacgccacgttctgggacgcgctggcgaagcggcggcggAACGACCGGCGGGAGTGCTAGCCGCGacgacggtgccgactctcagaagAGATCAGACATCGAAACGGCCGGCAAATCCAGCGGCTACGGAGGGATGGGAGGCGCGAGAAGGAAGGAACGACGAGAAAAagggcgcgaaccaacggtttatgcaaatagtcgctgacatgtgggagcccgcctcgcttttcgttgtgtccggcgtgcccggagcgtcccctatgGAGCAGACGGGGTCGAGAcatcggacaccgtatcggggcacaCCGGACAAAAAACACCTTTGGTGAACGCGTCTGGAAACGTTTTTATGTCCGGCGCGTCCAGATCGCTTTAGGGGACCGCTTGGGAACGCGAGTGGATAGGTtctaaaaaggaaaagaaaatggTTGTTATAGTTTTTTTTAGAGAAAAACTATTTCATCAATCAAGTTATAAACAGCGATCCCCTATgaatgtaagagcatctccactcgtccccccgaggaggcccccggcgagcgttttttccatccggacggcgtaattcggcccagtcgcgcccccggttcctcgttttcgtccggatttgggcctaaattcatccggcgatcccacgcccccccggccccccggggagcgctcggggactccggacgagtgaaaagcggggaagggcccgatctgtcggtgactcgacgcacgaaccccaccgccacgtcgctcaaaatctcccccacccctcgtatctctctcgccgccggcaccaccccgccggcttgttgcccagattgcgccgccactccttccccacctgcctatattccgccgtgtttggacgacggcctatctggctgctcttccgccggcctgttttccggcctgcttgctcgtcgtcgctcgcggctcgggttgcctcgaccacgcccgtcaggtgttcgtccatttgcctcgccggccatggactcggacgaagaggaggagcagatgttcgtcgagcttatgcaagaagagatggcagcagccgcccaagacgacgagcacatgatgatccttggttgcttggcaagcatgtacgccggactggcaactcgtcggcgtggtgggtcggcacgaggtcgccggaagtgcaagctgagacagcgaatggagggctactgcatgttgtacgccgactacttcgccgacaatccattgcacggtgagactgttttccggcgtcgtttcaggatgagcagaaagctatttctgcaaattgtgtatgccatccgccactttgatccctacttcgatgcaaggcggattgcaccggtttggttggattttcgtcaccgcgaagtgcacggtggctatgaggatgctttggcgtatggagctccggtgatactgcagatgactatcttcgaatggcggagtccaccgcccttgattgtttctaccggttctgcggggccgtcatagcggtgttcggggactattacttCAGATCACCCACTCGCGACGACACTCCGACGAGCCTTGCACCCAATGAAGCTCGAGgtgttccagggatgcttggacgcattgactgcatgcagtggcaatggaagaactgtccgtttgcgtggcggggaatgtacaagggtcacaaaaaaggctgcaccgTGATACTTGAAgcggtggctacccatgatctttggatttggcactctttctttggtatgcccggatccaacaatgacatcaacgtcctaaactgctccccggtcttttccaagcttgttgagggtcatgctccccaggtggactatgtgatcaatggtcggcactacaacaaaggatactaccttgcagacggtatctatccaaagtgggcaacatttgtgaagacgatctccaaccctagcacccccaaactttgcgagtttgtcaagaaacaagaagcttgccgaaaagacatcgagcgagcatttggtgtcctacagcagagatttgctgtcgtccggttccccgctatgacttggtccaaagatcagatgtgggaggtgatgaactgctgtgtgtgcctacacaacatgattattgaagatgagcgaaagcatccggttcctctggctgagcaagaagcaccatatgagagagagggtcctcttgcacagcctaatcaccaggtgcctccatcatgggccgccttcattgctatgcgccaggagattcgagactctacaatgcaccagctgctgcaagatgatctggtggagcacatatggaggctccgaggcaacgccaacgccgacgccaactagtctgtcttaatttgtttgaaaaattgtgaaatttgtgtgcttcatttgtttcagcacttgttaaacattgtactgttatcgccgaatttgtttcagcaattttcgtcctcttgtttgccgaacttgttaaattttatgttgaatttgtttgaaatatgtcaaatggtcgaggttgggggtttcctgccggggggacggctggaacttcggcgctccccacgccaaatcttcctccaatccggacgaaaatttcgccggatttgggcgtggggagcaccAACGAGTGGGATGCTCTAAAAAAGGTGTTCCGCCAAGCCCAACCCGTTCAGAGAGCTACAATTCCAGAGTTGTACGCCGCAGCAAACGAACCTGGCTAAAGCCGAGCCAAACTCCCCTccggcctccgccgccgccaccagcaCAACTCCACAGCTCGTCTCCTTCCCGGGACGGATCGAGAACCAGGACGAGCTGCCAGCCGGCGACCATGGCGGAGGTGGTAACAGCAGAAGCGGCGTCTCTCCTCCCCGGCCTACCCGATGAGATCGTCCTCTGGGAGATCCTTGTCCGCCAGACCCCCAAATGCCTCCTCCGCTGCCGCGCCGTCCGCCGCTCCTGGCGCACCGTCACCTCCGCCCGCGACTTCCTCCTGGCCCACCACGCCCGCCAGCCCAGCCTCCCCATCTTCTCCGGCGAAGACGCGCGGATCCTCGGCGTCCGCTACCACGACATCCTCGCCTTCGACCACCGGGCCGCCAACTCGGATGACCAGCTCCACTCCGTCGCCCGGCTCGACGAGGCCTTCCATCCGGTGGCCGCCTGCGACGGCCTGCTAGTTCTCTCGAAGCGGTCCACGTCTGGCTCCTACCTCTCCATCTGCAACCCAGCCACGCGTGAGCATGCTCTCCTCGGGCTACACTTCGACTTCCGTGTCATGGGGATGTACCTGCACGGCCCTACTGGCGAGCACCGTATGTTGCTGCAGCGGAAGAGGTGGCACTGGCAGGCAGCAGATCTCGTACAGAAAGACCAATTTGGCTGCTACGTCTTCTCGTTGGGCTCCGGCCAGCCACCGAGGTACATCGGGTGGCCGGAGATGGCGTCTCCGACCTTCACCGTACCTGTCCGGGTACGTGATAGCCTGCATTGGTACCCGGTGTATTATGAAACTGAAAAAAATGCATCGCGGTATGAAACCAAACT
Coding sequences within it:
- the LOC139837920 gene encoding uncharacterized protein, which encodes MAEVVTAEAASLLPGLPDEIVLWEILVRQTPKCLLRCRAVRRSWRTVTSARDFLLAHHARQPSLPIFSGEDARILGVRYHDILAFDHRAANSDDQLHSVARLDEAFHPVAACDGLLVLSKRSTSGSYLSICNPATREHALLGLHFDFRVMGMYLHGPTGEHRMLLQRKRWHWQAADLVQKDQFGCYVFSLGSGQPPRYIGWPEMASPTFTVPVRVRDSLHWYPVYYETEKNASRYETKLVVFDTIAESFRQMHEPTRPGDSYIFDMDGKLGIFTRNTSCESEVWDLKYQIKLPVAKIRREFQHSGEYWDWELDVVSVDGGVLLLVQFPRWLLLVDINGKMVNSFYKGRRRLSMSGCHLQQSLVQHTFFPALQGYVMNASPFVGPVE